From the Manis javanica isolate MJ-LG chromosome 11, MJ_LKY, whole genome shotgun sequence genome, one window contains:
- the FHIP1B gene encoding FHF complex subunit HOOK-interacting protein 1B isoform X2, giving the protein MERMNWLSRLASRGPGHRVPQGASLQTPVMADPETCLMVFKNHWSQVVRILERQGPRAAPGGADDLSAVCNHTYQMLTLLAEDRAVPSAPTAPGPLLEFALREDLLTRLLAWQLQWDDFGDGVEERRAEQLKLFEMLVSEARQPLLRHGPVREALLTLLDACGCPVPSSPALDEGLVLLLSQLCVCLAREPSLLELFLQPPPEPGAAPRLLLFSRLVPFVHREGTLGQQARDALLLLMALSAGSPTVGRYIADHSYFCPVLATGLSALYSSLPRKIEVPGDDWHCLRREDWLGVPALALFMSSLEFCNAVIQVAHPLVQKQLVDYIHNGFLVPVMGPALHKTSVEEMIASTAYLELFLRSISEPALLRTFLRFLLLHRHDTHTILDTLVARIGSNSRLCMVSLSLFRTLLNLSCEDVLLQLVLRYLVPCNHVMLSQKPAVRDVDLYGRAADKFLSLIPRCCRHHAPSPPRPEHASWARGPGSPSVDSSSVVTVPRPSTPSRLALFLRQQSLGGSESPTPAPRSPGLAASPASSPGRWPSPMEEPGELEDNYLEYLREARRGVDRCVRACRTWSAPYDGERPPPEPSPVGSRTKKRSLLTEEDRDNVGDGEEEELGVGGLAGGAGEGPGHLPPLQLNGVPGLWPEGAKKVCRVPQGGAGELLEGVSEGMAGLEGFGQELRELEVALSNGGASSEPPLEPPLPLEEEEAFESFTCPPEPPGPFLSSPLRTLNQLPSQPFTGPFMAVLFAKLENMLQNSVYVNFLLTGLVAQLACHPQPLLRSFLLNTNMVFQPSVKSLLQVLGSVKNKIESFAASQEDFPALLSKAKKYLIARSKLDWAEGPAAGPASRRSDPLVKSRRPSLGELLLRHAHSPTRARQVAQLVLQPGRDSTGLGLGGGSPGASTPVLPPRGGAPEHQGEALRVKNAVYCAVIFPEFLKELAAISQAHAVTSPFLLDTSEEGSGLPISGFGPLSP; this is encoded by the exons ATGGAGAGGATGAACTGGCTAAGCAGACTGGCCTCCCGAGGTCCTGGGCACCGTGTACCTCAAGGGGCTAGTCTGCAGACCCCTGTCATGGCTGATCCTGAGACCTGCCTCATGGTCTTCAAGAATCACTGGTCGCAG GTGGTGCGAATCCTGGAGCGGCAAGGCCCTCGGGCAGCTCCTGGGGGTGCAGATGATCTCAGTGCTGTGTGCAACCACACTTATCAGATGCTGACACTTCTGGCAGAGGATCGTGCAGTCCCCTCAgcccccacagcccctgggccCCTGCTGGAGTTTGCACTGCGCGAGGATCTGCTAACCCGTTTGTTGGCATGGCAGCTTCAGTGGGATGACTTTGGGGATGGGGTTGAGGAACGGCGGGCTGAGCAACTGAAACTATTTGAGATGCTAGTGAGTGAAGCTCGCCAGCCGCTGTTGAGGCATGGTCCAGTTCGTGAGGCTCTGCTGACCTTGCTGGATGCCTGTGGCTGCCCTGTGCCCAGTAGCCCAGCACTGGATGAAGGCCTGGTGCTACTTCTCAgccagctgtgtgtgtgtctggcccGGGAGCCTTCATTGCTCGAGCTCTTCCTGCAGCCACCTCCTGAGCCTGGAGCTGCCCCCCGTCTTCTCCTCTTTTCTCGCCTTGTCCCCTTCGTCCATCGAGAGGGCACCCTGGGCCAGCAGGCCCGTGATGCCCTACTCTTGCTCATGGCTCTGTCAGCTGGGAGCCCCACTGTGGGCCGCTACATCGCAGATCACTCTTACTTCTGTCCG GTGCTGGCCACAGGGTTGAGTGCCCTGTACTCCTCGCTGCCTCGAAAGATTGAGGTTCCAGGGGATGATTGGCACTGCCTGCGACGGGAGGACTGGCTGGGAGTGCCAGCCCTTGCACTCTTCATGAGTTCCCTTGAGTTCTGCAATGCAGTCATTCAG GTGGCTCACCCTCTGGTACAGAAGCAATTAGTTGATTATATCCATAATGGATTTCTGGTTCCTGTCATGGGCCCTGCCCTGCACAAG ACCTCTGTGGAGGAGATGATTGCCAGTACTGCCTATCTGGAGCTTTTCCTACGGAGTATATCAGAGCCTGCCCTGCTCCGAACTTTTCTGCGATTCTTGCTGTTGCACCGGCATGACACCCACACCATCCTTGACACCCTTGTTGCCCGTATTGGCAGCAACTCCCGG ctctgCATGGTCTCTCTGAGTCTCTTCAGGACCCTCCTGAATCTCAGTTGTGAGGATGTCCTGCTGCAGCTGGTTCTCAG GTATCTTGTCCCTTGTAACCATGTGATGCTGAGCCAGAAGCCAGCTGTGCGCGATGTGGACCTATATGGACGAGCAGCGGACAAGTTTCTATCCCTAATCCCACGTTGTTGTCGGCACCATGCCCCCAGCCCACCCCGTCCAGAGCATGCCTCGTGGGCACGAG GCCCTGGAAGCCCCAGTGTTGATTCTTCTTCTGTGGTGACAGTGCCCCGGCCGTCCACGCCATCTCGTCTGGCCCTCTTCCTCAGACAGCAGAGCCTGGGCGGCTCTGAGTCTCCAACCCCAGCCCCTCGCTCACCAGGGCTTGCTGcatccccagcctccagccctggcCGATGGCCCAGCCCTATGGAGGAGCCTGGTGAGCTGGAAGACAATTACCTGGAGTATCTGCGTGAGGCGCGTCGTGGTGTGGACCGCTGTGTCCGAGCCTGCCGTACCTGGTCTGCCCCCTATGATGGCGAGCGGCCCCCTCCTGAGCCCAGTCCTGTTGGCTCCCGGACTAAGAAACGCAGCCTGTTAACTGAGGAGGACAGGGACAATgtgggagatggggaggaggaagagctgggggttggggggcttGCTGGGGGTGCAGGGGAGGGCCCCGGCCACCTGCCCCCTCTCCAGCTCAATGGGGTGCCAGGACTGTGGCCTGAAGGGGCCAAGAAGGTTTGTCGGGTGCCACAGGGGGGAGCTGGGGAACTGCTAGAGGGTGTCTCTGAGGGCATGGCAGGACTAGAGGGCTTTGGGCAGGAGCTCCGTGAGCTGGAGGTGGCATTGAGCAATGGTGGGGCTAGCTCAGAGCCCCCCCTTGAGCCTCCGCTACCTcttgaggaggaggaggccttTGAGAGTTTCACTTGTCCCCCTGAGCCCCCTGGCCCCTTCCTCAGCAGCCCTTTGAGGACTCTCAACCAGCTGCCAAGCCAGCCTTTCACTG GCCCCTTCATGGCTGTGCTCTTTGCCAAACTTGAGAATATGCTGCAGAACTCCGTCTATGTCAACTTCCTGCTGACGGGGCTGGTGGCCCAGCTGGCCTgtcacccccagcccctgctccgCTCTTTCCTGCTCAACACCAACATGGTCTTCCAGCCCAGTGTCAAGTCCCTGCTGCAG GTGCTGGGCTCTGTGAAGAATAAGATCGAGAGCTTTGCCGCCTCCCAGGAGGACTTCCCAGCACTGCTATCCAAAGCCAAGAAGTACCTCATTGCCCGTAGCAAGTTGGACTGGGCTGAGGGCCCTGCAGCAGGACCTGCCTCTCGCCGCTCTGATCCCCTAG TGAAGAGCCGGAGGCCATCCTTGGGGGAGTTGCTCCTGCGACACGCACACAGTCCAACCAGGGCCCGGCAGGTGGCACAGTTGGTTCTTCAGCCTGGGAGAGACAGCACGGGCCTTGGCCTAGGTGGGGGCTCCCCTGGGGCTTCAACTCCAGTTCTGCCCCCCCGGGGTGGGGCCCCTGAACATCAAGGTGAGGCTCTGCGAGTCAAGAATGCCGTCTACTGTGCAGTCATTTTCCCCGAGTTTCTCAAGGAGTTGGCTGCCATCTCCCAGGCCCATGCTGTCACCTCGCCTTTCCTGTTGGATACTTCAGAGGAGGGCTCTGGCCTTCCCATCTCAGGCTTCGGGCCCCTCAGTCCTTAA
- the FHIP1B gene encoding FHF complex subunit HOOK-interacting protein 1B isoform X1: MERMNWLSRLASRGPGHRVPQGASLQTPVMADPETCLMVFKNHWSQVVRILERQGPRAAPGGADDLSAVCNHTYQMLTLLAEDRAVPSAPTAPGPLLEFALREDLLTRLLAWQLQWDDFGDGVEERRAEQLKLFEMLVSEARQPLLRHGPVREALLTLLDACGCPVPSSPALDEGLVLLLSQLCVCLAREPSLLELFLQPPPEPGAAPRLLLFSRLVPFVHREGTLGQQARDALLLLMALSAGSPTVGRYIADHSYFCPVLATGLSALYSSLPRKIEVPGDDWHCLRREDWLGVPALALFMSSLEFCNAVIQVAHPLVQKQLVDYIHNGFLVPVMGPALHKTSVEEMIASTAYLELFLRSISEPALLRTFLRFLLLHRHDTHTILDTLVARIGSNSRLCMVSLSLFRTLLNLSCEDVLLQLVLRYLVPCNHVMLSQKPAVRDVDLYGRAADKFLSLIPRCCRHHAPSPPRPEHASWARGGPTREAGRREDTTGPGSPSVDSSSVVTVPRPSTPSRLALFLRQQSLGGSESPTPAPRSPGLAASPASSPGRWPSPMEEPGELEDNYLEYLREARRGVDRCVRACRTWSAPYDGERPPPEPSPVGSRTKKRSLLTEEDRDNVGDGEEEELGVGGLAGGAGEGPGHLPPLQLNGVPGLWPEGAKKVCRVPQGGAGELLEGVSEGMAGLEGFGQELRELEVALSNGGASSEPPLEPPLPLEEEEAFESFTCPPEPPGPFLSSPLRTLNQLPSQPFTGPFMAVLFAKLENMLQNSVYVNFLLTGLVAQLACHPQPLLRSFLLNTNMVFQPSVKSLLQVLGSVKNKIESFAASQEDFPALLSKAKKYLIARSKLDWAEGPAAGPASRRSDPLVKSRRPSLGELLLRHAHSPTRARQVAQLVLQPGRDSTGLGLGGGSPGASTPVLPPRGGAPEHQGEALRVKNAVYCAVIFPEFLKELAAISQAHAVTSPFLLDTSEEGSGLPISGFGPLSP; encoded by the exons ATGGAGAGGATGAACTGGCTAAGCAGACTGGCCTCCCGAGGTCCTGGGCACCGTGTACCTCAAGGGGCTAGTCTGCAGACCCCTGTCATGGCTGATCCTGAGACCTGCCTCATGGTCTTCAAGAATCACTGGTCGCAG GTGGTGCGAATCCTGGAGCGGCAAGGCCCTCGGGCAGCTCCTGGGGGTGCAGATGATCTCAGTGCTGTGTGCAACCACACTTATCAGATGCTGACACTTCTGGCAGAGGATCGTGCAGTCCCCTCAgcccccacagcccctgggccCCTGCTGGAGTTTGCACTGCGCGAGGATCTGCTAACCCGTTTGTTGGCATGGCAGCTTCAGTGGGATGACTTTGGGGATGGGGTTGAGGAACGGCGGGCTGAGCAACTGAAACTATTTGAGATGCTAGTGAGTGAAGCTCGCCAGCCGCTGTTGAGGCATGGTCCAGTTCGTGAGGCTCTGCTGACCTTGCTGGATGCCTGTGGCTGCCCTGTGCCCAGTAGCCCAGCACTGGATGAAGGCCTGGTGCTACTTCTCAgccagctgtgtgtgtgtctggcccGGGAGCCTTCATTGCTCGAGCTCTTCCTGCAGCCACCTCCTGAGCCTGGAGCTGCCCCCCGTCTTCTCCTCTTTTCTCGCCTTGTCCCCTTCGTCCATCGAGAGGGCACCCTGGGCCAGCAGGCCCGTGATGCCCTACTCTTGCTCATGGCTCTGTCAGCTGGGAGCCCCACTGTGGGCCGCTACATCGCAGATCACTCTTACTTCTGTCCG GTGCTGGCCACAGGGTTGAGTGCCCTGTACTCCTCGCTGCCTCGAAAGATTGAGGTTCCAGGGGATGATTGGCACTGCCTGCGACGGGAGGACTGGCTGGGAGTGCCAGCCCTTGCACTCTTCATGAGTTCCCTTGAGTTCTGCAATGCAGTCATTCAG GTGGCTCACCCTCTGGTACAGAAGCAATTAGTTGATTATATCCATAATGGATTTCTGGTTCCTGTCATGGGCCCTGCCCTGCACAAG ACCTCTGTGGAGGAGATGATTGCCAGTACTGCCTATCTGGAGCTTTTCCTACGGAGTATATCAGAGCCTGCCCTGCTCCGAACTTTTCTGCGATTCTTGCTGTTGCACCGGCATGACACCCACACCATCCTTGACACCCTTGTTGCCCGTATTGGCAGCAACTCCCGG ctctgCATGGTCTCTCTGAGTCTCTTCAGGACCCTCCTGAATCTCAGTTGTGAGGATGTCCTGCTGCAGCTGGTTCTCAG GTATCTTGTCCCTTGTAACCATGTGATGCTGAGCCAGAAGCCAGCTGTGCGCGATGTGGACCTATATGGACGAGCAGCGGACAAGTTTCTATCCCTAATCCCACGTTGTTGTCGGCACCATGCCCCCAGCCCACCCCGTCCAGAGCATGCCTCGTGGGCACGAGGTGGGCCTAccagagaggcagggagaagggaggacACCACGG GCCCTGGAAGCCCCAGTGTTGATTCTTCTTCTGTGGTGACAGTGCCCCGGCCGTCCACGCCATCTCGTCTGGCCCTCTTCCTCAGACAGCAGAGCCTGGGCGGCTCTGAGTCTCCAACCCCAGCCCCTCGCTCACCAGGGCTTGCTGcatccccagcctccagccctggcCGATGGCCCAGCCCTATGGAGGAGCCTGGTGAGCTGGAAGACAATTACCTGGAGTATCTGCGTGAGGCGCGTCGTGGTGTGGACCGCTGTGTCCGAGCCTGCCGTACCTGGTCTGCCCCCTATGATGGCGAGCGGCCCCCTCCTGAGCCCAGTCCTGTTGGCTCCCGGACTAAGAAACGCAGCCTGTTAACTGAGGAGGACAGGGACAATgtgggagatggggaggaggaagagctgggggttggggggcttGCTGGGGGTGCAGGGGAGGGCCCCGGCCACCTGCCCCCTCTCCAGCTCAATGGGGTGCCAGGACTGTGGCCTGAAGGGGCCAAGAAGGTTTGTCGGGTGCCACAGGGGGGAGCTGGGGAACTGCTAGAGGGTGTCTCTGAGGGCATGGCAGGACTAGAGGGCTTTGGGCAGGAGCTCCGTGAGCTGGAGGTGGCATTGAGCAATGGTGGGGCTAGCTCAGAGCCCCCCCTTGAGCCTCCGCTACCTcttgaggaggaggaggccttTGAGAGTTTCACTTGTCCCCCTGAGCCCCCTGGCCCCTTCCTCAGCAGCCCTTTGAGGACTCTCAACCAGCTGCCAAGCCAGCCTTTCACTG GCCCCTTCATGGCTGTGCTCTTTGCCAAACTTGAGAATATGCTGCAGAACTCCGTCTATGTCAACTTCCTGCTGACGGGGCTGGTGGCCCAGCTGGCCTgtcacccccagcccctgctccgCTCTTTCCTGCTCAACACCAACATGGTCTTCCAGCCCAGTGTCAAGTCCCTGCTGCAG GTGCTGGGCTCTGTGAAGAATAAGATCGAGAGCTTTGCCGCCTCCCAGGAGGACTTCCCAGCACTGCTATCCAAAGCCAAGAAGTACCTCATTGCCCGTAGCAAGTTGGACTGGGCTGAGGGCCCTGCAGCAGGACCTGCCTCTCGCCGCTCTGATCCCCTAG TGAAGAGCCGGAGGCCATCCTTGGGGGAGTTGCTCCTGCGACACGCACACAGTCCAACCAGGGCCCGGCAGGTGGCACAGTTGGTTCTTCAGCCTGGGAGAGACAGCACGGGCCTTGGCCTAGGTGGGGGCTCCCCTGGGGCTTCAACTCCAGTTCTGCCCCCCCGGGGTGGGGCCCCTGAACATCAAGGTGAGGCTCTGCGAGTCAAGAATGCCGTCTACTGTGCAGTCATTTTCCCCGAGTTTCTCAAGGAGTTGGCTGCCATCTCCCAGGCCCATGCTGTCACCTCGCCTTTCCTGTTGGATACTTCAGAGGAGGGCTCTGGCCTTCCCATCTCAGGCTTCGGGCCCCTCAGTCCTTAA
- the FHIP1B gene encoding FHF complex subunit HOOK-interacting protein 1B isoform X3, with protein MERMNWLSRLASRGPGHRVPQGASLQTPVMADPETCLMVFKNHWSQVVRILERQGPRAAPGGADDLSAVCNHTYQMLTLLAEDRAVPSAPTAPGPLLEFALREDLLTRLLAWQLQWDDFGDGVEERRAEQLKLFEMLVSEARQPLLRHGPVREALLTLLDACGCPVPSSPALDEGLVLLLSQLCVCLAREPSLLELFLQPPPEPGAAPRLLLFSRLVPFVHREGTLGQQARDALLLLMALSAGSPTVGRYIADHSYFCPVLATGLSALYSSLPRKIEVPGDDWHCLRREDWLGVPALALFMSSLEFCNAVIQVAHPLVQKQLVDYIHNGFLVPVMGPALHKTSVEEMIASTAYLELFLRSISEPALLRTFLRFLLLHRHDTHTILDTLVARIGSNSRLCMVSLSLFRTLLNLSCEDVLLQLVLRYLVPCNHVMLSQKPAVRDVDLYGRAADKFLSLIPRCCRHHAPSPPRPEHASWARGGPTREAGRREDTTGPGSPSVDSSSVVTVPRPSTPSRLALFLRQQSLGGSESPTPAPRSPGLAASPASSPGRWPSPMEEPGPFMAVLFAKLENMLQNSVYVNFLLTGLVAQLACHPQPLLRSFLLNTNMVFQPSVKSLLQVLGSVKNKIESFAASQEDFPALLSKAKKYLIARSKLDWAEGPAAGPASRRSDPLVKSRRPSLGELLLRHAHSPTRARQVAQLVLQPGRDSTGLGLGGGSPGASTPVLPPRGGAPEHQGEALRVKNAVYCAVIFPEFLKELAAISQAHAVTSPFLLDTSEEGSGLPISGFGPLSP; from the exons ATGGAGAGGATGAACTGGCTAAGCAGACTGGCCTCCCGAGGTCCTGGGCACCGTGTACCTCAAGGGGCTAGTCTGCAGACCCCTGTCATGGCTGATCCTGAGACCTGCCTCATGGTCTTCAAGAATCACTGGTCGCAG GTGGTGCGAATCCTGGAGCGGCAAGGCCCTCGGGCAGCTCCTGGGGGTGCAGATGATCTCAGTGCTGTGTGCAACCACACTTATCAGATGCTGACACTTCTGGCAGAGGATCGTGCAGTCCCCTCAgcccccacagcccctgggccCCTGCTGGAGTTTGCACTGCGCGAGGATCTGCTAACCCGTTTGTTGGCATGGCAGCTTCAGTGGGATGACTTTGGGGATGGGGTTGAGGAACGGCGGGCTGAGCAACTGAAACTATTTGAGATGCTAGTGAGTGAAGCTCGCCAGCCGCTGTTGAGGCATGGTCCAGTTCGTGAGGCTCTGCTGACCTTGCTGGATGCCTGTGGCTGCCCTGTGCCCAGTAGCCCAGCACTGGATGAAGGCCTGGTGCTACTTCTCAgccagctgtgtgtgtgtctggcccGGGAGCCTTCATTGCTCGAGCTCTTCCTGCAGCCACCTCCTGAGCCTGGAGCTGCCCCCCGTCTTCTCCTCTTTTCTCGCCTTGTCCCCTTCGTCCATCGAGAGGGCACCCTGGGCCAGCAGGCCCGTGATGCCCTACTCTTGCTCATGGCTCTGTCAGCTGGGAGCCCCACTGTGGGCCGCTACATCGCAGATCACTCTTACTTCTGTCCG GTGCTGGCCACAGGGTTGAGTGCCCTGTACTCCTCGCTGCCTCGAAAGATTGAGGTTCCAGGGGATGATTGGCACTGCCTGCGACGGGAGGACTGGCTGGGAGTGCCAGCCCTTGCACTCTTCATGAGTTCCCTTGAGTTCTGCAATGCAGTCATTCAG GTGGCTCACCCTCTGGTACAGAAGCAATTAGTTGATTATATCCATAATGGATTTCTGGTTCCTGTCATGGGCCCTGCCCTGCACAAG ACCTCTGTGGAGGAGATGATTGCCAGTACTGCCTATCTGGAGCTTTTCCTACGGAGTATATCAGAGCCTGCCCTGCTCCGAACTTTTCTGCGATTCTTGCTGTTGCACCGGCATGACACCCACACCATCCTTGACACCCTTGTTGCCCGTATTGGCAGCAACTCCCGG ctctgCATGGTCTCTCTGAGTCTCTTCAGGACCCTCCTGAATCTCAGTTGTGAGGATGTCCTGCTGCAGCTGGTTCTCAG GTATCTTGTCCCTTGTAACCATGTGATGCTGAGCCAGAAGCCAGCTGTGCGCGATGTGGACCTATATGGACGAGCAGCGGACAAGTTTCTATCCCTAATCCCACGTTGTTGTCGGCACCATGCCCCCAGCCCACCCCGTCCAGAGCATGCCTCGTGGGCACGAGGTGGGCCTAccagagaggcagggagaagggaggacACCACGG GCCCTGGAAGCCCCAGTGTTGATTCTTCTTCTGTGGTGACAGTGCCCCGGCCGTCCACGCCATCTCGTCTGGCCCTCTTCCTCAGACAGCAGAGCCTGGGCGGCTCTGAGTCTCCAACCCCAGCCCCTCGCTCACCAGGGCTTGCTGcatccccagcctccagccctggcCGATGGCCCAGCCCTATGGAGGAGCCTG GCCCCTTCATGGCTGTGCTCTTTGCCAAACTTGAGAATATGCTGCAGAACTCCGTCTATGTCAACTTCCTGCTGACGGGGCTGGTGGCCCAGCTGGCCTgtcacccccagcccctgctccgCTCTTTCCTGCTCAACACCAACATGGTCTTCCAGCCCAGTGTCAAGTCCCTGCTGCAG GTGCTGGGCTCTGTGAAGAATAAGATCGAGAGCTTTGCCGCCTCCCAGGAGGACTTCCCAGCACTGCTATCCAAAGCCAAGAAGTACCTCATTGCCCGTAGCAAGTTGGACTGGGCTGAGGGCCCTGCAGCAGGACCTGCCTCTCGCCGCTCTGATCCCCTAG TGAAGAGCCGGAGGCCATCCTTGGGGGAGTTGCTCCTGCGACACGCACACAGTCCAACCAGGGCCCGGCAGGTGGCACAGTTGGTTCTTCAGCCTGGGAGAGACAGCACGGGCCTTGGCCTAGGTGGGGGCTCCCCTGGGGCTTCAACTCCAGTTCTGCCCCCCCGGGGTGGGGCCCCTGAACATCAAGGTGAGGCTCTGCGAGTCAAGAATGCCGTCTACTGTGCAGTCATTTTCCCCGAGTTTCTCAAGGAGTTGGCTGCCATCTCCCAGGCCCATGCTGTCACCTCGCCTTTCCTGTTGGATACTTCAGAGGAGGGCTCTGGCCTTCCCATCTCAGGCTTCGGGCCCCTCAGTCCTTAA